Proteins from a genomic interval of Desulfovibrio piger:
- a CDS encoding OmpP1/FadL family transporter, whose protein sequence is MKALRVVGLWVALVLGMASSVMAEGFALTEWSARGLGLASGMVGRADDVSAIAYNAAGITQLPGVQVMGGMALVAPMGTLSLDTAHGKQETTTKPAVWAAPHAYASWQLNDSLWLGLGVFSRFGLGNSYDQNWTGRYNLYSVNLQTISAVPTLAWKINDILSVSAGLEIMNVNLTTEQKAPGFNLKGTTPVPGMDHDAEVQASGWGVGGHFGLHARLNDQWSVGLAYKTQVTVNAYGEGKFERNSTLSKVSLEDCNLHGTVQLPDSLALGVAYKPLDNLSFEVGAVWTRWSTYNSLNIYMDNGNQSISHKNWQDGWNFNASVEYKPLDWWSLRAGFWYETPVINEDHSDFMVPSNGRTALTLGTGVEWNDFTIDFAYCHMWINPTNYDDTDASGIRTPGLASGITGGNSKDTVANIYMLSFGYKF, encoded by the coding sequence ATGAAAGCTTTGCGTGTGGTGGGCCTGTGGGTGGCCCTGGTTCTGGGAATGGCGTCGTCCGTCATGGCTGAAGGTTTTGCGCTGACCGAGTGGAGCGCACGCGGTCTGGGTCTGGCCAGCGGCATGGTGGGCCGCGCCGACGACGTGTCGGCCATCGCCTACAACGCGGCCGGCATTACCCAGCTGCCCGGCGTCCAGGTCATGGGCGGCATGGCCCTGGTCGCGCCTATGGGGACCTTGTCGCTGGATACGGCCCACGGCAAGCAGGAGACCACCACCAAGCCCGCCGTGTGGGCCGCGCCGCACGCCTACGCCAGCTGGCAGCTCAATGACAGCCTGTGGCTGGGCCTGGGCGTGTTCTCGCGCTTCGGTCTGGGCAACAGCTATGACCAGAACTGGACCGGCCGTTATAATCTGTACAGCGTCAACCTGCAGACCATCTCCGCCGTGCCCACTCTGGCCTGGAAGATCAATGACATCCTCTCCGTGTCCGCCGGTCTGGAGATCATGAACGTCAACCTGACCACGGAACAGAAGGCACCGGGTTTTAATCTGAAGGGAACGACTCCTGTGCCCGGTATGGATCATGATGCCGAAGTCCAGGCTTCGGGCTGGGGCGTGGGCGGCCACTTCGGCCTGCATGCCCGTCTGAACGATCAGTGGTCCGTGGGCCTGGCCTACAAGACCCAGGTCACGGTCAACGCATACGGTGAAGGCAAATTTGAACGCAACAGTACGCTTTCTAAAGTTTCTCTTGAGGACTGCAACCTCCACGGTACCGTACAGCTGCCCGACTCCCTGGCCCTGGGCGTGGCCTACAAGCCTCTGGACAATCTGAGCTTCGAAGTGGGCGCTGTCTGGACGCGATGGTCCACCTACAATTCCCTGAACATCTACATGGACAACGGCAACCAGTCCATCAGCCACAAAAACTGGCAAGACGGCTGGAATTTCAACGCCAGCGTGGAATACAAGCCTCTGGACTGGTGGAGCCTGCGTGCCGGTTTCTGGTACGAGACCCCGGTCATCAACGAGGATCACTCCGACTTCATGGTGCCCTCCAACGGCCGCACGGCCCTGACCCTGGGCACGGGCGTGGAGTGGAACGACTTCACCATCGACTTCGCCTACTGCCACATGTGGATCAATCCGACCAACTATGATGACACTGATGCAAGTGGTATTCGTACCCCCGGTCTGGCATCCGGTATCACCGGCGGCAATT